The Fluviispira sanaruensis sequence TGCGTGTCCTTGCGCTTTGGGGCTAGCAACACCCACTTCCATCATGGTTGGTACGGGAGCGGCAGCAAAACATGGAATTTTAATTAAAGATGCAGAAGCACTTGAAATAGCGCATGCGATCAAAACCGTTGCATTCGACAAGACAGGGACAATAACTGAAGGCAAACCCCATTTAATTCGGATCAAATCTATTAAAATGCCAGAAGAAGAATTGCTCGCAATTTCTGCTGCACTGCAAACAGGCAGTGAGCATCCTTTTGCAAAAGCTGTTTTAATTGCAGCGCAAGAAAAAAATATCCCAATACCCAAAGTAACTAATACGCAAGCAATATCTGGCAGAGGAATCTCTGCGACTTTAAACAATAAGCAATACTATTTAGGAAGTGAACGTTTATTAAATGAATTTGCAGTGCAAATTGACGATGAATATAAAAATATTGTAAAAAAATATGCCGATATGGGACAGAGTGTTTCTTGGCTCTTTGAAAAAAAAGAAACACAATCAATATTAATTGGTTTTCTCACTTTCAGCGACACACTTAAAGAAGCAGCTAAAGAAGCGATTGAGCATTTACACTCTTTGGGAATTAAGACAGTCATGCTCACAGGCGATCATTTGATGAGCGCTCAAGTGATTGCAAAAGAAATAAATATGGATGAAGTCTACTCTAATCTTCTGCCAGAAGATAAAGTGGCTTGTATAAATAAATTAAAAAACAAGCTAACAAAAGTCGCCATGGTCGGTGATGGAATAAATGATGCCCCTGCTCTAGCTGCTGCTGATATCGGTATTGCTATGTCTTCGGGAACCGATGCAGCAATGCAAGCAGCTGGAATCACTCTGATGCGCGGAAACCCAATCTTAGTCTCTGCTGCAATTGAAATTTCAAATAAAACTTTTAGAAAAATTCAGCAAAATTTATTTTGGGCATTTATATATAATATAATAGGAATCCCGCTAGCAGCATTGGGTTTATTAAATCCAATGTTAGCGGGCGCAGCAATGGCTTTTAGCAGCGTGTGCGTTATTTCCAATTCTTTGCTGTTAAGAAATTGGCGGCCACGGAAGTAAATTTATAATTATTCTATCTTATAAACACGCTCACCCTTTTCAAGTTTAAATGTGAATTTTTCTGTTTTAAATACAGAACCTTCTATAAAATCAACATTTATATTTCCATCTTCGTCTCTTTCAATCTTTATCTTTTTATCATCCATTTCCTTAAAGGATTCATCATATACTTTAGCAATTTCCTGAGGCATCATCGCTGACAAATGTTTCAAATTAACTCTATCATTTATTGAATAACTGAATTTATTTAAGTCATCTATAATATCTTCAACCAATTTTCGATCATCACTAAACTTAGCAAATTTATTTTTCAAACTTTCTAAAAGAAGTTTGAAATCGTTTAAATTATCTATGATATCTTGATTGATAACTACTTGATGATCAGCATCGAAACCATTCACCGTGAGTTTATATTGTGCAAGCAAAGAAATTAATACTGTTACAAATTTTTCAGAAAATTGTTTTTTTTCATTTTCTGTCAGTTTATCAGTCTTATTGAAAAATTCCCAAACTTTTTTTGTAATTTCCGTTTTAACAAAATCGCTCATTTTAGCGGAACTAATTTCAGTTTGCAAAGATAAAAATTCAATTTTTGCAGAAATAATGTCTTTATTATCTACTTTTAAGTTTAAATTACAATCATCAAATAATCCAGTAGACGGGATTGCACGACATTTGATTTCAGTATTGGCAAGTCGTGGTTTTGGCTTCTCTTCTTCTTGCTTGGAACAGGAAACACATAATATAAGTGGTAATAAGAATTTCGCTGATTTCATATTTTCTCCATAAGGTAATAATTAAAAGAATCCTTAACATTGTTTTTGGTATTCTAATATTCAAATAATGTCAATATAAATTTTTTAATTTTATTAAGAAATAATTAATATATTTAACTCTGATATTATTAATTTTTTTCCACTAAAACACCAATGGATTCATACCAAAGAGGAATGGGTGATATTATTTTTCTTTTATTTATATCGAAAATTGCTAAAGTAAACAGTGCCGTTGAACAGACCTCGTTTTTTTCATTTTTAATTTCATGATAAATATCTAAAACCTTACCTCGAATAGCAATACACTGGGTTTCAATTCTTATCTTTTCTCTTAACTTAAGCTCTTTTTGAAACTTAATATTAACCTCTAAAATAACAGGACCTATCCCTAATTTTTCTATATCATGCACTCCAAAACCATTTTCAGTTATAATCTCCCATCTTGCCTCTTCACAGAGTTGTAAATAAACAGCATTGTTGACATGCCCAAATGTATCTAAATGAAATTCTTTTATAGTGATTGCATAAGTGTACTTTTTTGCACTTTTTAAAATATCCATTGCTTTTCCTCATAACTTTTCATTTCTCTTCCTTCGATATGAAAATAAATCACATCTTAAAACTTTTCTATAGCAAAAAAATAATTCGCCATAAATAAAGCACAGAGCTTTATTGAATTCTTTTTATCTAAATAATACATTCTATAATAGAAATTTTTTCTAGCGAAAAGTTATAGGATGATACTTCAATGAATTTATTAAAGCCTATTAAGTTTGTTCCGATTTTATTTCTCTTATTCACTCGTAATATTAATGCTCAAAATTACTTTTTATTTGAAGGGAATGGACTTTTATTTATAAATCAAGGAATTGGTTTAAATCTTGAATACAAAGACGATAGACTTTGGTTATCGCAAGGGATCGATTTCGAAATTTTTGCGCAAAATCCCTATAACAAAAATGGTGTTGTTGCAAAAAGAAACATTTTTACGATTGCTCCAAAATTAAGATATTATTTCATAGATAAGCAAATAACTGGTCCATTTATTGGGATTAAAATTTATTTTACTTCCTCTGAAAGTTATATCTCTGATGGGAGTTCTTCCTCTGAATACGACGTTTTCTATGTTGCTCCCACCCTGCAAATTGGCTACAGATTTGTGACAAAAAACAATTTTTCATTTTCTGCGTATCTTGGAGGTGGAATAAAATCGAATGATAATCGTTTTCCGAGAGATAGCATTCCTGCATCCAAACTATCCAACAGCGATTGGATAGAAGCTCAGAGCAAAATGAATTTAAATCTCTCGCAGGAGCAATTTGATTATGGAATCACTGTTGGCTATATCTATTAATGCGAATTTGTATGATTGTGCTCATCGAGAATCATTTTAATATTTGCTTTTGCTTCTTTATTTGAAAGCATGGATTTTTGAGCAATATACATAATGATAACACTCAAAATTCCTACGAGCAAAAAGTCATATCCTTCCGTAATTTCACCACTACCACCTTCAAACTGACCGAACTTTGTCAAACCGCATAGACCAATTAAATAAAATAAAATCCACAATGAATTTTTCCAGGTTTTTAAATTCTCTTTAAGCTCTTTGCGATAGAAAAGGCGTGAAACATAAATGGCAAAGCCAAGAAGAACGGCGAGAAAAAGCTTACTCATGATAGTCCAACCAGACCAGTAGAGCATTAAATTGCAAAAATAAAAGGCTATAAATGAAATGAAAATATATTTTGGCAAACGAAATGGTCTCTCCAATTTGGGTTCTTGTTTTCTCAGTGCAACAAGGCAAATGGGTACAATAGCATAGCCAGTAATCATAGTGGATGAGAGGAATGAAACCATACTCTGCCAACCTGGAAAGGGTAAAAAGGCGAGCATACCGAAGGCAAAATTGACCCATAAGCTGACTTTTGGAATGCCATTTTTGTCAATTTTTTTAATTTGTTCAGGGATATAACCATTGGCACTCAAAGCATATAAAACTCGTGTACTCGAAGCAGCGTAGACGATTCCAGCCCCCAATGGAGAGACAACGGCATCAATATACAAAAGCCAAGCAACCCAACTAAAACCCAAAACCAAAGCTAATCCTGCAAGAGGCCCTGCATCGCCAGAAAATGTAAGAGCTGCCCAACCATTCGCTAAATTGGCTTCAGGCACTGCGACTAAAAATGAAATTTGTAATAAAATATATAGAAGCGCCCCTAATACAACTGAACCAATAATTGCCTTTGGAATATTCTTTTGCGGATTTTTGGTTTCCGCTGCCATCATAATTCCAATTTGAAAACCATTGAAAGAAAACACAACTCCCGCTAAAGAAAGTGCTGATAAAATTCCGTGCCAGCCATACGGAGCAAAACCACCTGCAGATTCTAAATTTAAATTATTGGTACCAGAGGATGCTAAAAAGAAAATAATGATAGCAATGGCCGGAATGATAAGTTTCCAAATACTAAAATATTTATTTGTTTCAGACATAAATTTTACGCCCTTAGAATTGACATAAACCAAAGCCAACATAAGAAGCGTTGCAGTAACATACCCAATGCCTGTGAGATGATAAACTTTATCCTCTACACGTGTGAGAGCTGGAAAAAAGTTGCTCATATATTGAATAGTAGCTTGCACTTCAATGGGCGTGAGCACTAAAAAAGAAAGCCAAGAAATCCAGCCGAGAAGAAATCCTGCTAATTTTCCATGAGTAAAGAATGGGTAGTTGGCTATTCCACCAGCGATTGGAAATAAAGTCCCTAACTCAGCGAAGGGAAGAGCAATCACGATAATGATAACTGTGGCAATAAGCCAAGTGATTATTGCTGCAGGTCCAGCAAGTTGGGCTGCATAATGAGAGCTGAAAAGCCATCCAGAACCCACCATTGCCCCAATGGAGGCAAACATAACGCCCCCTGCTCCTATCTGTCGCTTAAATTGCATAAATTGTCTCCATTTCAAAAAACCACTAATGTAAAAGCAACATATGACTTAACCTAATTTTCCAAATCTGTCTAATCGTTGCGCGACAAGATGAAATTGGCAATCATTGCATAAACAAATAATAATTACAAATACTTAAAATTATTAGATTATATTCATGAGTAACATAGACAAAAGAGGTGAAAATTGCTAGTAAATTACTTTTGGTGTCCTGTTTTTCAATATAAGGAGAAAAATATGAAAGGCGACGTTCAAGTTATAAAAGCTTTAAACGAAGTATTAACAGGTGAACTTACAGCAATTAACCAATATTTTTTACACGCGAGAATGTGTAAAAATTGGGGTTATAATCGTGTAGCTGATTTTACTTATAAAGAATCCATCGAAGAAATGAAACACGCTCAAACATTACTTGATCGGATTCTATTCCTCGAAGGAATCCCAAATTTGCAAAAATTAGATAAACTCAATATCGGCGAATCAGTTAAAGAGCAGTTTGAAGCCGATCTAGCACTCGAATTTCTTGCTCTTGAAAGACTTAAAAAAGGAATCGATATCTGTGTTACAGCTCGAGATCACACAAGCCGTGAAATTCTTGAGCATATTTTAGAAGAAGAAGAAGGGCATGTCGATTGGCTCGAAGCTCAACTTGGTCTTATTAAAGACATCGGTTTAGAGAACTATTTAGCTCAACAGTTGCATGAGAAGAACTCATAGAATGTGTATCTTGTTTCGATCCCTCTGACTCCACCATAGATTCGAGAGCATCGAGACAGCAACCACACCCAAGTCCTGCATTGCATTCACGTTGTATATCTTCTGTTGTGGTCATTCCGTTTTCCATAAGTTTTTTAATTTCATGACACGAAATTCCATAACACAAGCACATGAGCATAATTCTTTCCCTTTCATTCCGCTTTTTTTAAGCATCGGTTAAACGCTACATGATATGAGAACAATTCTCAAGAGGGATTGATAACTATTCTCATTATCATAACAAAACTTAGTATAATCATTCGAGTAGAGAGAGCGCCAATAGATCGTCTCTGTTTGCAATCTATGTAACAGTATTCTTTTCAGATTATTTTTTTGAACCCTCGCTTATTGCATTTTAAAAGTGTTAACACAATATCTGATAGTTTTTCTGTTTTCTAGATTTCTTGGAAGAGGAGACCACAGCTTATGAATGATAAAGAAATCAATATTGCTGTCATAGGAACAGGTATCTCTGGATTAAGAACCGCCTATATTTTAAGCAAAAGAAAAGATGGTAAATTAAAAAGCATTACTTTATTCGATCAAAATGATTCCATTGGTGGTGTCTTAAAAAATACCAAATATAATGGCTATTGTCTTGAACATGGAGCACAAGGTGTTCTTCTCTCCAAAGACTCTTTTAAAAACTGTGTTGATGAACTCGATCTCAATCATAAAATATTACTCCCTGGGAAATCAAAATTAAAACGATATTTAATCACTCCTTCTGAAATCGTGCCAATCACTCCCAATTTATTTAAATATAAAAAAAAGGGCTTGCTTAGAATCCGAGATATTTTAAGAATATTTCTTGAAGTATTTATAAAAAAACCAATAACCCAGAATCCTAATGAATCACTTTACGGATTTTTTTCTCG is a genomic window containing:
- a CDS encoding acyl-CoA thioesterase — encoded protein: MDILKSAKKYTYAITIKEFHLDTFGHVNNAVYLQLCEEARWEIITENGFGVHDIEKLGIGPVILEVNIKFQKELKLREKIRIETQCIAIRGKVLDIYHEIKNEKNEVCSTALFTLAIFDINKRKIISPIPLWYESIGVLVEKN
- a CDS encoding DUF3575 domain-containing protein, translating into MNLLKPIKFVPILFLLFTRNINAQNYFLFEGNGLLFINQGIGLNLEYKDDRLWLSQGIDFEIFAQNPYNKNGVVAKRNIFTIAPKLRYYFIDKQITGPFIGIKIYFTSSESYISDGSSSSEYDVFYVAPTLQIGYRFVTKNNFSFSAYLGGGIKSNDNRFPRDSIPASKLSNSDWIEAQSKMNLNLSQEQFDYGITVGYIY
- a CDS encoding APC family permease, producing the protein MQFKRQIGAGGVMFASIGAMVGSGWLFSSHYAAQLAGPAAIITWLIATVIIIVIALPFAELGTLFPIAGGIANYPFFTHGKLAGFLLGWISWLSFLVLTPIEVQATIQYMSNFFPALTRVEDKVYHLTGIGYVTATLLMLALVYVNSKGVKFMSETNKYFSIWKLIIPAIAIIIFFLASSGTNNLNLESAGGFAPYGWHGILSALSLAGVVFSFNGFQIGIMMAAETKNPQKNIPKAIIGSVVLGALLYILLQISFLVAVPEANLANGWAALTFSGDAGPLAGLALVLGFSWVAWLLYIDAVVSPLGAGIVYAASSTRVLYALSANGYIPEQIKKIDKNGIPKVSLWVNFAFGMLAFLPFPGWQSMVSFLSSTMITGYAIVPICLVALRKQEPKLERPFRLPKYIFISFIAFYFCNLMLYWSGWTIMSKLFLAVLLGFAIYVSRLFYRKELKENLKTWKNSLWILFYLIGLCGLTKFGQFEGGSGEITEGYDFLLVGILSVIIMYIAQKSMLSNKEAKANIKMILDEHNHTNSH
- the bfr gene encoding bacterioferritin, with the protein product MKGDVQVIKALNEVLTGELTAINQYFLHARMCKNWGYNRVADFTYKESIEEMKHAQTLLDRILFLEGIPNLQKLDKLNIGESVKEQFEADLALEFLALERLKKGIDICVTARDHTSREILEHILEEEEGHVDWLEAQLGLIKDIGLENYLAQQLHEKNS
- a CDS encoding (2Fe-2S)-binding protein — protein: MLMCLCYGISCHEIKKLMENGMTTTEDIQRECNAGLGCGCCLDALESMVESEGSKQDTHSMSSSHATVELNSSLNRCL